CCACCGTCCTGCCCGACTCCGCCGCCCATGTCACCGCCCGGTCCGCCGCGTCGCGCGGTTCGAGGAAGTAGTCCTCCAGGCTGAGGCCGTCGTCGCCCAGATACCCGGCCATCGCCTCGCGGGCCAGGCACGTCGTCCATACGCCGCTCTCCGGCGCCGCCGCCTCGACGACCACGCAGTCGCTGTCCATGACGTAGCCGAAGAGCGCGGGCGAACCCGTCTCCAGGGCCAGGGTGTTCATGTTGCCGACGTCACGCGCGCCGTCACCGCCCGGCACCTCCCACACCTGCCAGCCGTCGTCCCGCTGGACGAGGAGGCTGAGCTCGTCCCGCACCCCTGCCACCGCCGCGAGCTCCACGAGTGGCCGCTCACTCCTGCCCACGACGTAGTAACCCCAGTAGCCCATGCTCGCGTCCCCCCGTGTGTTCGACTCTGCTCAACTGCGCTCGACGGCTTCGATCGGCTTTGGGCGAATACACCACAGACGTAAGCAAGTTCGCCACCAAAAAGCCGAAAACGGATCTCAAGCGCTTTCTCCGTCGAGGCCGGGCATCGGCGCACCCGCCCTGGCCTTCGCGTCCTGCATCCGCGTGAGACGGCGTACGAGGAGGATCGCGAGGACGGCGGCCGCGATGTCGAGCGCGTCGGAGAACATCAGCTTGGAGACGGCCGCGTCGACCTCGTCGATCTCCTCGGCGTCCCAGTACGCGGTGGTCGCCCAGCGGCCGACGAAGAGGGTCGCGAGCCACAGCGTCCACCAGGCGTTGATCAGCGGGCGCGACGGACGGCCGGCCGGGCCGGACAGGGGCATCGTCCGGTCGAGGGCCACCGACCGGGGGCCGCTCGCGTCCCAGATGTCGATCGCGATCCGCCGCGGGAACCACAGGTTCACGACCGGCACGAACCAACTGCCCACGGTCCAGCCGCGCGTCTTGGTGTGGAGATATGGCTCGAACACCTCGGCGTTGACGCGGACCCGGTGGAACCAGCAGAGAAAGACGACGCACGTCGCCACCAGGGCGGCCGTCTGCAGCCAGCCGGAGACGCCGTACAGCGTGTCCGCCCGCTCGGCCTCGCGCACGAGATCCGAGCCGTACCACCCCGCTGTGTCGCGCGAGATGCGCAGATCCTCCATCGCGCCCTGGATGACCGTGCCCGCCCACAGCGAGTACAGGTCGGCGGCGATGACGACGTCCAGCAGAGCGACGACGGCCCGGCCGAGTCCCGCCGGCGAGCGGAGGTGGGCGGGGCGTCCGCCGGGCCGGCTCGCCTGGGCGGCCACCGTGACGCACATGTCACAGAGGCCTTCCGACGTCGTCGCCGTATGGGACCGACATTCCGTGCACAGCATGACCGAGCAACCCCCCACGGGTTCGTCCAGGAGCATCCAGGAGTGTCAAGGACGTCCAGGAGCGTCCGGGACAGGACGACAGAGGCCGCCCACGTCCCTCCCCAGGGCGTCGGCGGCCTCCGGAACCTACCCTGTCCGGTCGGCCAGCTTCACGAATTCTCCCCAGGACAGGCCCGGTTCGCGTGCGTCCCACAGCTTCTGGACCGTCGCCCGCAGCGGCATCCGGATGCCCCGCGCCACCTGTTCCTGCGTCTGTGAGTTCGCCAGGTCGCACCAGACCGCGAAGGAACCGCCGAGGATCTGGTCGTCGTACTTCGCGTCCACGGGCTTCGTCCCGCGGATCACCAGCGGGGTCCACTGCTCGTAGATCCGCTGCCCGGTCGGATAGCGGAAGGTGTTGGGCTGGCCGAGCACGTAGTAGAGGTACTCGTCGTTGTAGTTGATGACCTTGCGGCCCGCCTTCAGGTACTCGGCGGGCTCCCTCGCCCCGATCTCCTTGCCCGTCCAGTACGCGACGTCGAGATCCTCGTCGGCCTTCTCCACGCCGCCGCGGAAGAACCCGTCGTTCCAGGCCCTGAGCCCGCGCTCGAAGGGGCGCATGGTCTCGGCCCGGTCATTCAGCCAGCCGGTCGCGAGGTCCTGGACGCGGGCGCCGGACCCGTACTTCTCGCGGGCCGCCGACGCCAGTTGCGGATAGCTGGCCTCCGGGTCGGCGACCGTGAGGGCACGGTACTCGTCGGCGCCGAGATGCCAGTAGCGCCCGGGGAAGAGGTCCGCGTACTCCTCCAGGAGGTCGTCGACGATCTCCGCGGCCTGCGGCTTGGAGATGTCGACCGCGCCGCGCGCCGCGACGCCGCGGGTGTCGCGGAGCTGGAGGGAGGGGTGCGCGGCGATGACCGTGCCGAGGTGGCCCGGCGAGTCGATCTCGGGCACGACCGTGATGTGGCGGCTTGCCGCGAGCTTCAGGATGCGGCGGACCTGGGCCTTGGTGAGGTGGTCGCGCGAGACGATCTCGGGGTGCGAGTCCGACTCGATGCGGAAGGCCTGGTCGTCGGAGAAGTGCAGGCCGAGCTCGTTGTACTTGAGGTCGCCGAGCTCGCGTACGCGGTCCTCGATCCACTTCGCGTCGAAGTGCTTGCGCGCGATGTCGAGCATGAACCCGCGCCGCGGCTTGGCGGGCTCGTCCCGTACGACGCCTTCGGGCGCGGTCCGGTCGCCGCGCACCTCCTGCTTCAGGGTGCGGGTCCCGTAGAAGACACCCGCTTCCTCGGGAGCGGTGATCTTCACCCGCTGCCCCTTCACGGAGAGGGTGTACGACTCGTCCCTGCCGCCGGAGGCGTCGGCGCCCTCCGGGTCGAGCGCGA
This Streptomyces sp. NBC_01283 DNA region includes the following protein-coding sequences:
- a CDS encoding DUF4328 domain-containing protein, with protein sequence MCVTVAAQASRPGGRPAHLRSPAGLGRAVVALLDVVIAADLYSLWAGTVIQGAMEDLRISRDTAGWYGSDLVREAERADTLYGVSGWLQTAALVATCVVFLCWFHRVRVNAEVFEPYLHTKTRGWTVGSWFVPVVNLWFPRRIAIDIWDASGPRSVALDRTMPLSGPAGRPSRPLINAWWTLWLATLFVGRWATTAYWDAEEIDEVDAAVSKLMFSDALDIAAAVLAILLVRRLTRMQDAKARAGAPMPGLDGESA
- a CDS encoding glycoside hydrolase family 20 protein codes for the protein MIQRRFAIASAALVAGAVALAVAVWPGGGNDGGPAQPPSDNKSAVSPAPSPTKSYPLSKAPATIPAVREHSAARGPGWKPADGGRVVTGDDDLADEGKLLAGELKLSYAGDADPRKGDVELALDPEGADASGGRDESYTLSVKGQRVKITAPEEAGVFYGTRTLKQEVRGDRTAPEGVVRDEPAKPRRGFMLDIARKHFDAKWIEDRVRELGDLKYNELGLHFSDDQAFRIESDSHPEIVSRDHLTKAQVRRILKLAASRHITVVPEIDSPGHLGTVIAAHPSLQLRDTRGVAARGAVDISKPQAAEIVDDLLEEYADLFPGRYWHLGADEYRALTVADPEASYPQLASAAREKYGSGARVQDLATGWLNDRAETMRPFERGLRAWNDGFFRGGVEKADEDLDVAYWTGKEIGAREPAEYLKAGRKVINYNDEYLYYVLGQPNTFRYPTGQRIYEQWTPLVIRGTKPVDAKYDDQILGGSFAVWCDLANSQTQEQVARGIRMPLRATVQKLWDAREPGLSWGEFVKLADRTG